One window of the Tissierella sp. genome contains the following:
- a CDS encoding protein-glutamate O-methyltransferase CheR yields the protein MDKYEIFKKDINGLINVDLNYYKEKQMRRRISSLLSRNNYKDFDDYFIGLKSNKDLLEQFINYLTINVSEFYRNPSQWEVLEKDIIPIIMENNKGPLKIWSSACSTGEEPYSLVMMLSKFFPLKDIKVLASDIDEEAMHKAKLGLYSEKSLANLPKGFKEKFFSKIQNSYNISTDIKQCVEFKKMDLLKDKFPTNVDLVTCRNVMIYFTEEAKELLYSKFYNSLSTNGVLFVGSTEQIIMPEKHKLKPARTFFYKKSV from the coding sequence ATGGACAAGTATGAAATATTTAAAAAAGATATTAATGGTTTAATTAATGTGGATTTAAATTATTATAAAGAAAAACAAATGAGGAGGAGGATTTCATCACTATTGTCAAGAAATAATTATAAAGATTTTGATGATTATTTTATTGGATTAAAAAGCAATAAGGATCTCCTCGAACAATTTATAAATTATTTAACTATAAATGTATCTGAATTCTATAGAAATCCTTCACAATGGGAAGTACTAGAAAAAGATATAATCCCCATTATAATGGAAAACAATAAAGGACCATTAAAAATATGGAGTTCAGCTTGTTCTACAGGCGAAGAGCCATACTCTTTAGTTATGATGTTGTCAAAGTTTTTTCCTCTAAAGGATATAAAAGTACTTGCATCTGATATAGATGAGGAAGCTATGCATAAAGCCAAACTTGGTCTATATAGTGAAAAATCATTAGCAAATTTACCCAAAGGATTTAAGGAAAAGTTTTTTAGTAAAATTCAAAATTCATATAATATATCTACCGATATAAAACAATGTGTAGAATTTAAGAAAATGGATTTATTAAAGGATAAATTTCCTACAAATGTGGACTTAGTGACATGCCGCAATGTAATGATCTATTTTACTGAAGAAGCAAAAGAACTTTTATACTCTAAGTTTTATAATTCATTAAGTACTAATGGAGTATTATTCGTTGGAAGTACTGAGCAAATTATAATGCCTGAAAAACATAAACTTAAGCCTGCTAGAACCTTTTTTTATAAGAAGAGCGTCTAA
- a CDS encoding M42 family metallopeptidase: protein METKVLLELLCNSQGISGNEYPLNDIIISAFKEYTDDIIIDNLGNIIAFKKGLSINNNVKIMIAAHMDEIGLMVKDIEDNGFLRFTNIGGFDPRTILGQEVIVHGKKDLFGVIGSKPPHLQDESEHDKAIKMEDMTIDIGYSKDEVEKLVSIGDVITIRRTLMNLQGSRIAAKALDDRAGIAVVYECVKELNKLNHEADVYFVSTVQEEVSMSGALVSTYKINPDIGIAVDVGFGTTPEISKSNSIELGKGPGITLGGNIHPGLRKKLTEIAGEYNIPYQMEISPGPTGTDARAMQITREGIPSLVLSVPLRYMHTSVEVIDIVDIKHTAKILAFFIASISNENLEGLLCY from the coding sequence TTGGAGACAAAAGTTCTTTTAGAATTATTATGTAATAGCCAAGGTATATCTGGCAATGAATATCCCTTAAATGACATAATAATATCAGCCTTTAAGGAATATACTGATGATATTATTATTGATAATCTAGGTAATATTATTGCTTTCAAAAAGGGATTATCAATTAATAATAATGTTAAAATAATGATAGCTGCCCACATGGATGAAATAGGTTTAATGGTGAAAGATATTGAAGATAATGGTTTCCTTAGATTTACAAATATAGGCGGATTTGATCCAAGAACTATATTAGGTCAAGAAGTAATTGTCCATGGGAAAAAGGATTTATTTGGTGTAATAGGTTCTAAACCACCTCACCTTCAAGACGAATCTGAACATGATAAGGCAATTAAAATGGAGGACATGACCATTGATATTGGATACTCTAAAGATGAAGTTGAAAAGCTAGTGAGTATTGGTGATGTAATTACTATTAGAAGGACATTGATGAACTTACAAGGTAGTAGGATTGCTGCAAAAGCATTAGATGATAGGGCTGGTATTGCAGTTGTCTACGAGTGCGTTAAAGAATTAAACAAGCTAAACCACGAAGCTGATGTGTATTTCGTGTCTACGGTTCAAGAAGAGGTAAGTATGTCTGGAGCATTAGTTAGTACATATAAAATTAATCCAGATATAGGTATTGCAGTAGATGTTGGATTTGGCACAACTCCAGAGATTTCTAAGTCTAATTCAATTGAGCTAGGTAAAGGACCAGGAATTACTTTAGGTGGTAATATTCATCCCGGTTTGAGAAAAAAACTTACTGAAATTGCAGGAGAATATAATATACCTTACCAAATGGAGATATCTCCAGGACCAACTGGTACTGATGCGAGAGCTATGCAAATAACAAGAGAAGGAATTCCTTCCCTTGTACTATCTGTACCCTTAAGATATATGCATACATCTGTTGAAGTTATTGATATTGTTGATATAAAGCATACTGCTAAAATATTAGCATTCTTTATTGCTTCTATTTCTAATGAGAATTTGGAGGGATTATTATGCTATTAA
- a CDS encoding M42 family metallopeptidase — translation MLLKQLTEASGISGNEKEVRDLIISEIKSYVDTIKVDRIGNIIAYKKGKDTSKRLMITAHMDEVGLLVKEIDTMGLLKFTTVGGVDKRILVSKPVLIGKDKIPGVIGAKPIHLQKRAEWTRALNLDELYIDIGASSKEEAEKIVNIGDYVTFASDYVEFGDDLIKGKALDNRVGCSLLIELVKEIKDISFYAVFTVMEEIGLVGSGPAAYEVNPDISLVLEGTLCYDMPKLDTHLVPTYLNRGPAISLIDRSTIYSPTFREKIAKIAEKNNIPYQYRKTAMGGNDSGKIHTSREGSITTTISVPCRYIHSPASVMSKNDYKNTYALLKAILSEFEREEL, via the coding sequence ATGCTATTAAAACAACTCACAGAAGCATCAGGAATATCTGGTAACGAAAAGGAAGTTAGAGATTTAATAATTTCAGAGATAAAGTCCTATGTCGATACTATCAAGGTGGATAGAATAGGAAATATAATTGCATATAAGAAAGGTAAAGATACAAGTAAAAGGTTGATGATTACAGCCCATATGGATGAAGTGGGGTTATTAGTTAAAGAAATTGATACAATGGGGTTACTTAAATTCACGACAGTAGGTGGAGTAGATAAAAGGATCTTAGTTTCAAAACCTGTCTTAATTGGAAAAGATAAAATTCCAGGTGTAATAGGGGCAAAACCAATTCACCTTCAAAAAAGAGCAGAATGGACAAGAGCTTTGAACTTAGATGAACTGTATATTGATATTGGTGCAAGTTCAAAGGAAGAAGCTGAAAAAATTGTTAATATAGGTGATTATGTAACTTTTGCATCAGATTATGTAGAATTTGGCGATGATTTAATAAAGGGGAAAGCATTGGATAATAGAGTAGGGTGTTCTCTTTTGATTGAATTAGTAAAGGAGATAAAAGATATAAGTTTTTATGCAGTTTTTACTGTAATGGAAGAAATTGGTTTAGTAGGATCAGGTCCAGCTGCATATGAAGTAAATCCTGATATTTCCTTAGTTTTGGAAGGAACACTATGTTATGATATGCCTAAACTTGATACACATTTAGTTCCTACTTATCTTAATAGGGGGCCAGCTATTTCTTTAATAGATAGATCTACTATCTATAGTCCTACATTTAGAGAAAAGATTGCTAAAATTGCAGAAAAGAACAATATACCTTATCAATATAGAAAAACTGCTATGGGAGGGAATGACTCTGGGAAGATTCATACTTCAAGGGAAGGTTCTATCACTACTACAATATCAGTACCATGCAGATATATACATTCACCAGCGTCTGTAATGAGCAAAAATGACTATAAGAATACTTATGCACTACTTAAAGCAATCTTATCTGAGTTTGAAAGGGAGGAATTATAA
- a CDS encoding M42 family metallopeptidase has translation MNINFDLLKDLVGIYGPTSNEGIVREYISKEIKDFVDEIEVDALGNLIARKKGNGKKVMISAHMDQIGLMVIDIDEKGFLRFTNVGGISPFISISQQVVFENGTRGVVYSEPIDDISKLKLENMYIDIGVFSKEEAEKKVSIGDICIYISEYGDNENVVFTRYLDDRVGCFIAIEAIKSIQNPINDLYFVFSVQEEVGLRGAKTAAYRVDPDIGIALDVTSNGDTPKAKRFAIGLNKGAAIKVKDNSIISHPKIRELLVRLAKENKIPYQMEVLEFGGTDSGAIHVNKEGVPSGVISIPTRYVHSTIEMASKEDIINCTKLLIRFLEDNLDI, from the coding sequence ATGAATATAAACTTTGACCTATTAAAAGACTTAGTTGGAATTTATGGTCCAACAAGCAATGAAGGAATTGTAAGAGAATATATTTCTAAAGAGATTAAAGATTTTGTAGATGAAATTGAGGTAGATGCATTAGGTAATTTAATAGCTAGAAAAAAAGGTAATGGAAAGAAAGTTATGATTTCTGCGCATATGGATCAGATAGGACTAATGGTAATAGATATCGATGAAAAGGGATTTTTAAGGTTTACAAATGTTGGAGGAATATCTCCTTTTATTTCTATTAGCCAGCAAGTTGTATTTGAAAATGGTACAAGAGGAGTTGTATATTCAGAGCCAATAGATGATATATCTAAGTTGAAATTAGAAAACATGTATATAGATATAGGTGTTTTTAGCAAAGAAGAAGCGGAGAAAAAGGTAAGCATAGGAGACATCTGCATTTATATATCAGAATATGGTGATAATGAAAATGTTGTATTTACTAGATATTTAGATGATCGTGTAGGATGTTTTATTGCAATAGAAGCTATAAAATCAATTCAGAATCCAATAAATGACTTATATTTCGTATTCTCAGTTCAAGAAGAAGTAGGGTTAAGAGGAGCTAAAACAGCAGCATATAGAGTTGACCCAGACATTGGTATTGCTTTAGATGTAACGAGCAATGGTGACACTCCCAAGGCCAAGAGGTTTGCTATTGGATTGAATAAAGGTGCAGCAATAAAAGTAAAAGATAATTCTATCATCAGTCATCCTAAGATAAGAGAATTACTAGTTAGATTAGCTAAAGAAAACAAAATTCCTTATCAAATGGAAGTATTGGAGTTTGGTGGCACAGATTCAGGTGCTATTCATGTTAACAAAGAAGGGGTTCCTTCAGGGGTAATTTCTATCCCTACTAGATATGTTCACTCAACTATAGAAATGGCTTCAAAAGAGGATATTATTAACTGTACAAAACTATTAATAAGGTTTTTAGAAGACAACTTAGATATTTAA
- a CDS encoding MerR family transcriptional regulator has translation MLDLNHEYTISEVSEITGYAAHVLRYYEKEFEIDVPRNNSNHRYFTYKEVELIQYIKTLQDKGFSNKQIKLIIASPEVLMNVHEDAGLVAVNDNGYFDTYQIAKEISVTLEEEFFDKLLNSINLGTENNTKIIEELKDEVISLRNEINSKERDVLICENAKLKMKIKEKTFENIELKDKLKKFQEKNVGFLKKIFK, from the coding sequence ATGTTGGATTTAAATCATGAATATACTATATCGGAAGTATCAGAAATTACTGGATATGCGGCACATGTTCTTAGATACTATGAAAAGGAGTTTGAAATTGATGTTCCTAGAAATAACTCTAATCATAGATATTTTACATATAAGGAAGTGGAACTAATACAATATATTAAAACCCTTCAAGATAAGGGTTTTAGCAACAAGCAGATTAAACTCATTATAGCTTCTCCGGAAGTTTTAATGAATGTACATGAAGATGCAGGATTAGTTGCAGTAAATGATAATGGATATTTTGATACTTATCAGATAGCTAAAGAGATTAGTGTAACTTTAGAAGAGGAATTCTTTGATAAATTACTGAATTCTATTAACCTAGGTACAGAAAATAATACCAAAATTATTGAAGAGTTAAAGGATGAGGTAATTAGTCTGAGGAATGAAATTAATTCTAAAGAAAGAGATGTATTGATTTGTGAGAATGCAAAGCTTAAAATGAAAATAAAAGAAAAAACTTTTGAAAATATCGAACTAAAAGATAAGTTGAAAAAATTTCAAGAAAAAAATGTTGGATTTTTAAAGAAAATTTTTAAATAA
- the miaB gene encoding tRNA (N6-isopentenyl adenosine(37)-C2)-methylthiotransferase MiaB, translating to MNDNKGKKTYYIKTYGCQMNEHDSEKISWVLETMNYTETKDIKTADFIIYNTCLVRENAELKVYGKLGSLKELKREKPDLMIAVCGCMMQREDVRKVITSKHKHVDIIFGTNNIHKLPQLINSNLQTGNTVIDIVEDNREIIENINSNRTYSYKAYINIMNGCNNFCTYCIVPYTRGREISREPENIIKEIEELAKDGCKEITLLGQNVNSYGKTLEYDYSFSTLLKNINKINGIERIRFMTSHPKDLSDDLIECYATLDKLCKHLHLPVQSGSNKVLKEMNRKYTREDYLSIIYKLKKLVPDISFTTDIIVGFPGETEEDFNETLELIKEVRFDSAYTFLYSIREGTLAAKMDNQIDYKVKHNRFQRLSDALNEISLEKNQKLLGKTEEVLVEEVSKNNPDILTGRTRSSKLVHFKGSTELIGSLVDIKIENVKTFSLEGSLV from the coding sequence ATGAACGATAACAAAGGAAAAAAGACCTATTATATCAAAACTTATGGATGTCAGATGAACGAACATGATTCCGAGAAAATTTCTTGGGTTCTAGAAACTATGAATTATACTGAGACAAAAGATATAAAAACAGCTGATTTTATTATATATAACACCTGCCTAGTTAGGGAGAATGCTGAATTAAAAGTATATGGAAAATTAGGATCATTAAAAGAATTGAAAAGAGAGAAGCCAGATTTAATGATTGCTGTTTGTGGATGTATGATGCAAAGAGAAGATGTTAGAAAAGTTATTACATCAAAGCATAAGCATGTAGATATAATATTTGGTACTAATAATATTCATAAGCTGCCGCAATTAATAAATAGCAATTTACAAACAGGTAATACTGTTATAGATATTGTTGAAGATAATAGAGAAATAATTGAAAATATTAATTCAAATAGGACTTATTCCTATAAAGCTTATATAAATATTATGAATGGATGTAATAATTTTTGTACCTATTGTATAGTTCCTTATACAAGGGGTAGAGAGATAAGTAGAGAGCCTGAGAATATAATTAAGGAAATAGAAGAATTAGCTAAAGATGGATGTAAAGAAATAACTTTATTAGGTCAGAATGTGAATTCTTATGGAAAGACTTTAGAATATGATTATAGTTTTTCTACTCTATTAAAGAATATAAATAAAATAAATGGAATAGAAAGAATTAGATTTATGACATCTCATCCAAAGGACTTATCTGATGATTTGATAGAGTGTTATGCTACATTAGACAAATTATGTAAGCACTTGCATTTACCTGTGCAATCAGGTAGTAATAAGGTCTTAAAAGAAATGAATCGAAAATATACAAGAGAAGACTATCTTTCAATTATATATAAGTTAAAAAAACTTGTACCTGATATTTCATTTACTACTGATATAATCGTAGGATTTCCAGGGGAGACAGAAGAGGATTTTAATGAAACCTTGGAATTAATTAAAGAAGTTAGATTTGATTCAGCATATACTTTCCTATATTCCATTAGAGAGGGTACATTAGCTGCAAAGATGGATAATCAAATTGATTATAAGGTAAAACATAATCGATTCCAAAGATTATCTGATGCTTTAAATGAAATTTCGCTAGAGAAAAATCAGAAATTACTTGGAAAAACAGAAGAAGTATTAGTGGAAGAAGTAAGTAAGAACAATCCAGACATTTTAACAGGTAGAACAAGGAGTAGTAAACTAGTACATTTCAAAGGAAGTACAGAACTTATAGGGTCGCTGGTAGATATTAAGATTGAAAATGTTAAGACATTTTCATTAGAAGGAAGTTTAGTATAA
- the mutS gene encoding DNA mismatch repair protein MutS: MENLTPMMKQYVSIKRQYEDCILFFRLGDFYEIFFDDAITASKELEITLTQRDCGMKEKAPMCGVPHHVVDGYISRLVEKGYKVAICDQVEDPAEAKGIVKREVIRVVTPGTIMDQAVLDEKSNNYLASIYLDNIGVGLAYVDNSTGEMYTTEFIGEKDEISSFIIDEFGKIFPSEIICNEGFILNNKLIKIIRNTINPYINNYKDTDVEITNLQSIITDHFSSLSLKQLDLDNKVYSIIASGKLLEYLYTTQKSSLEHINNVYYYKPNNYMVLDINTRANLEIHETIIKRERKGALIGLLDKTSTSMGGRLLKKWLEQPLLNIDEINNRNNAVEYFVNNIVTMDDVKSILKGIYDIERLSSKLSNGNCNARDLISIKNSITMLPQFKEILVKSDNDMLNNLGVDFDTLDDLYLLLEKSINDNPPITLKDGGLIKEGYNKDLDEIKEICLSGKEWLASLEASEKQKTGIRNLKIGFNRIYGYYFEVTKSNLPLVPDYYIRKQTLTNAERYYTSELKNMEDKIIGAEEKSLDIEYKVFDEIRNEIKKNIDRIQRSSKIISIVDVLNSFGQVAYKLNFVKPKFNNNGIIHIVDGRHPVVENNIENNLFIPNDTYLDTKANMVQIITGPNMAGKSTYMRQVAIITLLAHIGSFVPASSADISLVDQIFTRIGASDNLSQGESTFMVEMNEVSNIMRSATKNSLIILDEVGRGTSTYDGLSIAWAVVEHILNNIKAKTLFATHYHELTQLQENNKGIKNLTIVVEEKSDQIVFLRKIIEGSTNKSYGIEVAKLAGIEKDITDRANEILLSIENNHQINLNAKPKKEVKQLNLLDYKKDYYIEKILNINLDEVTPRESLEILYNLIDDAKSLRRNDNG, encoded by the coding sequence TTGGAAAATTTAACACCTATGATGAAACAATATGTAAGTATAAAAAGGCAATATGAGGATTGTATTCTTTTTTTTAGATTAGGAGATTTTTATGAAATCTTTTTTGATGATGCTATAACTGCATCAAAGGAATTAGAAATTACTCTAACTCAACGTGATTGTGGAATGAAAGAAAAAGCTCCTATGTGTGGGGTTCCTCATCATGTTGTTGATGGGTATATATCTAGATTAGTTGAAAAAGGATATAAGGTTGCTATATGTGATCAAGTAGAGGATCCTGCTGAAGCAAAAGGAATTGTAAAAAGAGAAGTAATTAGAGTTGTTACACCTGGCACTATTATGGATCAAGCAGTATTAGATGAAAAATCCAATAATTATTTAGCTTCGATATACTTGGATAATATTGGTGTTGGACTTGCATATGTTGATAATTCAACAGGAGAAATGTATACAACTGAGTTTATTGGTGAGAAAGATGAAATTAGTTCATTCATAATAGATGAATTTGGTAAGATATTTCCTTCTGAAATTATATGCAACGAAGGATTTATCTTAAATAATAAACTAATAAAGATTATAAGAAATACGATAAACCCATATATTAATAATTACAAAGATACAGATGTTGAAATTACTAACTTGCAATCTATAATTACAGATCATTTTAGTTCTTTATCTTTAAAGCAATTGGATCTAGACAATAAAGTATACTCGATTATAGCATCTGGAAAACTCCTTGAATATTTGTATACAACACAGAAATCTTCTCTTGAACATATTAATAATGTATATTATTATAAACCTAATAATTATATGGTATTAGATATAAATACAAGAGCAAACTTAGAAATTCATGAAACTATTATTAAAAGGGAAAGAAAAGGTGCGCTAATTGGACTTTTAGATAAAACATCTACATCTATGGGAGGAAGACTCCTAAAAAAATGGTTAGAACAGCCTTTATTAAATATTGATGAAATTAATAACCGCAATAATGCTGTAGAATATTTCGTCAATAATATTGTAACTATGGATGATGTAAAATCAATATTAAAAGGGATATATGATATAGAGCGTTTATCTTCTAAATTATCCAATGGTAATTGTAATGCTAGAGATTTAATATCTATAAAAAACTCTATAACTATGTTACCACAATTTAAGGAAATATTGGTTAAGTCAGACAATGATATGTTAAATAATTTGGGAGTTGATTTTGATACATTAGATGACCTCTATTTGTTGCTTGAGAAGTCAATTAATGATAATCCGCCTATTACATTAAAGGATGGTGGATTGATAAAGGAAGGCTATAATAAAGACTTAGATGAAATTAAAGAGATTTGTCTTAGTGGGAAAGAATGGCTAGCTTCTTTAGAGGCATCGGAAAAGCAAAAAACAGGTATAAGGAATTTAAAGATTGGTTTCAATAGAATATATGGTTACTATTTTGAAGTTACCAAGTCAAATCTTCCATTAGTTCCAGATTATTATATTAGGAAGCAAACATTAACAAATGCAGAAAGATATTATACTTCTGAGTTAAAAAACATGGAAGATAAAATAATTGGTGCTGAAGAAAAATCATTAGATATTGAGTATAAAGTTTTTGATGAAATAAGGAATGAGATAAAGAAGAATATTGATAGAATTCAAAGATCATCAAAGATAATTTCAATAGTTGATGTTTTGAATTCATTTGGACAAGTAGCTTATAAATTAAATTTTGTTAAACCTAAATTTAATAATAATGGTATAATTCATATTGTTGATGGTAGACATCCAGTAGTTGAAAATAATATTGAAAATAATTTATTCATACCTAATGATACTTATTTAGATACTAAAGCTAATATGGTGCAAATTATTACTGGCCCTAATATGGCTGGTAAGTCCACTTATATGCGTCAAGTAGCTATTATTACCCTCTTGGCACATATTGGTTCTTTTGTACCTGCTAGTAGTGCGGATATATCTTTAGTTGATCAGATTTTCACTAGAATAGGTGCTTCTGATAATCTTTCTCAAGGTGAAAGTACATTTATGGTTGAAATGAATGAGGTATCTAATATTATGAGATCTGCTACTAAAAATAGTTTAATTATACTAGATGAAGTAGGTAGAGGTACTAGTACTTATGATGGTTTGAGTATTGCTTGGGCAGTAGTTGAACATATTTTAAATAATATTAAAGCAAAGACTTTGTTTGCTACACACTATCATGAATTAACCCAATTGCAAGAGAACAATAAGGGGATTAAAAACTTAACAATTGTTGTTGAAGAAAAATCTGATCAAATTGTATTCTTGAGAAAAATAATAGAGGGTAGTACTAATAAGTCCTATGGAATAGAAGTAGCAAAATTAGCTGGAATTGAAAAGGATATTACAGATAGAGCTAATGAAATATTGTTATCAATTGAAAATAATCACCAAATAAATTTAAATGCAAAACCTAAGAAGGAAGTCAAACAATTAAATCTATTAGATTATAAAAAAGATTATTATATTGAAAAAATACTTAATATAAATTTAGATGAAGTAACTCCTAGGGAGTCCTTGGAAATACTTTACAATTTAATTGATGATGCCAAAAGCTTAAGGAGAAATGATAATGGGTAA
- the mutL gene encoding DNA mismatch repair endonuclease MutL translates to MGKIILLDNNTIQKIAAGEVVERPASIIKELVENSLDANSTNITIEIKNGGKSYIRVTDDGDGIASEDLDLAFERHSTSKILTVEDLHKIRSLGFRGEALASISHVAKVEVMTKTENVLAGIHGIVEEGKVISKETVGCPKGTTMIIKELFYNVPVRREFLKSDLIESNQISDIVYRIAIGNLKTSFKFIKDDKIILKTSKNNDMKSHIYSILGKEFSNNLTEVDLEEDGVKIKGYISNNNLYRSNRNHQYIFINGRYINSNSIANIIESHYKSIIPLNRFPIFIIFIEVDPATIDVNIHPTKQEIKFSNQSSILSLIEKIIKDTLFPSLLIPKVSFNKKNENSMEDKLPLLFNSSHKDIAENIIIKDFTNESPYIKHNKDLGIQNNIQMNDKLLKNETMEYVGNQSYSSNDILIDDRDNTKDAIDILSTIEPLGVIFNTYILAEDRVNERIYFIDQHAAHERVMYEKYLKEYKSENVISQQLIAPEIYELTNFEMSNLLENIKVFRGLGFDIEEFGNNSVAIRAVPLIFGIPNIRDLFYDLLDNINKNIKNSYETKLEKVMKLACVKAVKSGDHMSKIEIASLLEQLKKCNNPHSCPHGRPTILEMSKNDIEKAFLRIT, encoded by the coding sequence ATGGGTAAAATTATATTATTAGATAATAATACCATACAAAAAATAGCTGCTGGCGAAGTAGTAGAAAGGCCAGCATCTATAATAAAGGAATTAGTTGAAAATTCTCTTGATGCTAATTCGACTAATATTACTATAGAAATTAAAAATGGTGGAAAATCCTATATTAGAGTTACTGATGATGGAGATGGTATAGCTAGTGAAGATTTAGACTTGGCTTTTGAAAGACATTCAACTTCTAAAATATTGACTGTAGAGGACTTACATAAGATAAGGTCTTTAGGGTTTAGAGGGGAAGCTTTAGCTAGTATTTCACATGTAGCTAAGGTAGAAGTGATGACAAAAACAGAAAATGTTTTGGCTGGTATTCATGGAATTGTTGAGGAAGGAAAGGTTATATCTAAGGAAACAGTCGGATGTCCTAAAGGAACTACAATGATAATAAAGGAATTATTTTATAATGTTCCTGTAAGAAGAGAATTCTTGAAGTCTGATTTGATTGAATCAAATCAAATATCTGATATAGTATATAGAATTGCAATTGGAAATTTAAAAACCTCTTTTAAGTTCATTAAAGATGATAAAATTATCTTAAAAACATCTAAAAATAATGATATGAAATCACATATATACAGCATTTTAGGGAAGGAATTCTCAAATAATTTAACTGAAGTAGACCTTGAAGAAGATGGTGTAAAAATTAAGGGATATATTTCTAACAACAATCTTTATAGAAGTAATAGAAATCATCAATATATTTTTATTAATGGTAGATATATAAATAGTAACAGTATTGCTAATATTATTGAGTCCCATTATAAATCTATAATTCCATTAAATAGATTTCCTATTTTTATTATTTTTATTGAAGTTGACCCAGCTACAATTGATGTAAACATTCATCCTACAAAGCAGGAAATAAAGTTTTCAAATCAATCTAGTATATTATCTTTAATTGAAAAAATTATTAAAGATACTCTTTTTCCTTCATTATTGATACCTAAGGTAAGCTTTAATAAGAAAAATGAGAATTCAATGGAAGATAAGTTACCACTGTTATTTAATTCATCACATAAAGATATAGCAGAAAATATTATCATTAAAGATTTTACTAATGAATCTCCATATATTAAGCACAATAAGGATTTGGGCATTCAAAATAATATACAAATGAATGATAAATTGCTTAAAAATGAAACTATGGAATATGTAGGTAATCAAAGTTACTCTTCTAATGATATATTAATTGATGATAGGGATAATACTAAAGATGCTATAGATATTCTTTCTACTATTGAACCTTTGGGTGTAATTTTTAATACTTATATTTTAGCGGAGGATAGAGTAAATGAAAGGATTTATTTCATTGATCAGCATGCTGCACATGAAAGAGTGATGTATGAAAAATACTTAAAAGAATACAAATCTGAAAATGTTATATCTCAACAGTTAATAGCTCCAGAAATTTATGAATTAACGAATTTTGAGATGAGTAATTTATTGGAGAATATAAAGGTTTTTAGAGGTTTAGGCTTTGATATTGAAGAGTTTGGTAACAATAGTGTAGCGATAAGGGCTGTGCCTTTAATATTTGGTATCCCTAATATACGAGACCTTTTTTATGATTTATTAGATAATATTAATAAAAATATTAAAAATAGTTATGAAACTAAGCTTGAAAAGGTAATGAAATTAGCGTGTGTAAAGGCAGTGAAAAGTGGCGATCATATGAGTAAGATTGAAATAGCTAGTTTGTTAGAACAATTGAAGAAATGTAATAATCCACATAGCTGTCCTCATGGAAGACCTACTATTTTAGAAATGAGTAAAAATGATATTGAAAAAGCATTTTTAAGAATTACTTAA